A region from the Acyrthosiphon pisum isolate AL4f chromosome A1, pea_aphid_22Mar2018_4r6ur, whole genome shotgun sequence genome encodes:
- the LOC100572676 gene encoding otoancorin isoform X1: MSLKWVYLFISFLSVVHKDVAKQPCDDESLIKKNGKLSKQDIDDLISIDNQSQIKMCLIVLGKDPLETEIAELLWRDLVKVYTTADDIPEDELQLLGWISKGIPAPDFMNLSLTDIETIASFGKWRNYSKEQVMSLKQAIEDQWSYKGPSDFSSYDLAALGQVLCAFNKSHIAAIKPFAYKVAAADISNLVNCPQEIIREFALLATSRDAFGDPSGWTAIQIALIGCVIAGLDSVRDIQPDAFEGLAASSMQCLPNNVLQAMSIEQLSHLSLSAVNALTHAQLSSLDREQIRAIEETAKTLGSVLNDGCCFTSRIAAWSTVTLIAYLQLSTLIL; this comes from the exons ATGTCTCTCAAATGggtgtatttgtttatttcatttttatcagtAGTGCATAAAGACGTGGCAAAACAGCCATGTGATGACGAatctttgattaaaaaaaacggAAAGTTGTCTAAACAAGACATTGACGATTTAATATCCATTGACAATCAGTCACAgattaaaatgtgtttgattGTACTCGGAAAGGATCCATTGGAAACGGAAATCGCTGAGCTGTTGTGGAGAGATTTAGTGAAA gtTTATACAACAGCAGATGATATTCCTGAGGACGAGCTACAGTTATTAGGGTGGATATCGAAAGGAATACCTGCTCcagattttatgaatttatcttTGACGGATATCGAAACGATAGCATCATTCGGAAAATGGAGAAATTATTCTAAAGAACAG GTTATGTCTTTAAAACAAGCGATCGAAGACCAATGGAGTTACAAAGGCCCTTCGGATTTTAGCAGTTATGATCTAGCCGCTTTGGGTCAAGTTTTGTGCGCATTCAATAAATCACATATAGCTGCGATCAAACCATTCgcatacaa ggtGGCGGCTGCTGATATATCAAATCTCGTTAATTGTCCGCAAGAGATCATACGAGAATTTGCCTTACTCGCCACTAGTAGAGACGCGTTCGGCGACCCGTCGGGATGGACTGCTATACAG atAGCCTTGATCGGATGTGTAATTGCCGGTTTGGATTCTGTGCGTGATATTCAGCCCGACGCATTTGAAGGATTGGCAGCGTCGAGCATGCAATGTTTACCGAACAACGTACTACAA GCCATGTCAATAGAACAGCTGTCGCATTTATCGTTGTCTGCCGTCAACGCTCTTACTCATGCACAGCTTTCGTCATTAGATCGCGAACAGATCAGAGCCATCGAAGAAACGGCTAAGACATTGGGTTCGGTACTTAACGACGGATGCTGTTTCACTAGTCGTATTGCAGCTTGGTCGACGGTTACATTAATCGCGTATTTACAGttatcaacattaatattataa
- the LOC100572676 gene encoding otoancorin isoform X2, giving the protein MHKDVAKQPCDDESLIKKNGKLSKQDIDDLISIDNQSQIKMCLIVLGKDPLETEIAELLWRDLVKVYTTADDIPEDELQLLGWISKGIPAPDFMNLSLTDIETIASFGKWRNYSKEQVMSLKQAIEDQWSYKGPSDFSSYDLAALGQVLCAFNKSHIAAIKPFAYKVAAADISNLVNCPQEIIREFALLATSRDAFGDPSGWTAIQIALIGCVIAGLDSVRDIQPDAFEGLAASSMQCLPNNVLQAMSIEQLSHLSLSAVNALTHAQLSSLDREQIRAIEETAKTLGSVLNDGCCFTSRIAAWSTVTLIAYLQLSTLIL; this is encoded by the exons A TGCATAAAGACGTGGCAAAACAGCCATGTGATGACGAatctttgattaaaaaaaacggAAAGTTGTCTAAACAAGACATTGACGATTTAATATCCATTGACAATCAGTCACAgattaaaatgtgtttgattGTACTCGGAAAGGATCCATTGGAAACGGAAATCGCTGAGCTGTTGTGGAGAGATTTAGTGAAA gtTTATACAACAGCAGATGATATTCCTGAGGACGAGCTACAGTTATTAGGGTGGATATCGAAAGGAATACCTGCTCcagattttatgaatttatcttTGACGGATATCGAAACGATAGCATCATTCGGAAAATGGAGAAATTATTCTAAAGAACAG GTTATGTCTTTAAAACAAGCGATCGAAGACCAATGGAGTTACAAAGGCCCTTCGGATTTTAGCAGTTATGATCTAGCCGCTTTGGGTCAAGTTTTGTGCGCATTCAATAAATCACATATAGCTGCGATCAAACCATTCgcatacaa ggtGGCGGCTGCTGATATATCAAATCTCGTTAATTGTCCGCAAGAGATCATACGAGAATTTGCCTTACTCGCCACTAGTAGAGACGCGTTCGGCGACCCGTCGGGATGGACTGCTATACAG atAGCCTTGATCGGATGTGTAATTGCCGGTTTGGATTCTGTGCGTGATATTCAGCCCGACGCATTTGAAGGATTGGCAGCGTCGAGCATGCAATGTTTACCGAACAACGTACTACAA GCCATGTCAATAGAACAGCTGTCGCATTTATCGTTGTCTGCCGTCAACGCTCTTACTCATGCACAGCTTTCGTCATTAGATCGCGAACAGATCAGAGCCATCGAAGAAACGGCTAAGACATTGGGTTCGGTACTTAACGACGGATGCTGTTTCACTAGTCGTATTGCAGCTTGGTCGACGGTTACATTAATCGCGTATTTACAGttatcaacattaatattataa
- the LOC100572676 gene encoding otoancorin isoform X3, producing the protein MCLIVLGKDPLETEIAELLWRDLVKVYTTADDIPEDELQLLGWISKGIPAPDFMNLSLTDIETIASFGKWRNYSKEQVMSLKQAIEDQWSYKGPSDFSSYDLAALGQVLCAFNKSHIAAIKPFAYKVAAADISNLVNCPQEIIREFALLATSRDAFGDPSGWTAIQIALIGCVIAGLDSVRDIQPDAFEGLAASSMQCLPNNVLQAMSIEQLSHLSLSAVNALTHAQLSSLDREQIRAIEETAKTLGSVLNDGCCFTSRIAAWSTVTLIAYLQLSTLIL; encoded by the exons atgtgtttgattGTACTCGGAAAGGATCCATTGGAAACGGAAATCGCTGAGCTGTTGTGGAGAGATTTAGTGAAA gtTTATACAACAGCAGATGATATTCCTGAGGACGAGCTACAGTTATTAGGGTGGATATCGAAAGGAATACCTGCTCcagattttatgaatttatcttTGACGGATATCGAAACGATAGCATCATTCGGAAAATGGAGAAATTATTCTAAAGAACAG GTTATGTCTTTAAAACAAGCGATCGAAGACCAATGGAGTTACAAAGGCCCTTCGGATTTTAGCAGTTATGATCTAGCCGCTTTGGGTCAAGTTTTGTGCGCATTCAATAAATCACATATAGCTGCGATCAAACCATTCgcatacaa ggtGGCGGCTGCTGATATATCAAATCTCGTTAATTGTCCGCAAGAGATCATACGAGAATTTGCCTTACTCGCCACTAGTAGAGACGCGTTCGGCGACCCGTCGGGATGGACTGCTATACAG atAGCCTTGATCGGATGTGTAATTGCCGGTTTGGATTCTGTGCGTGATATTCAGCCCGACGCATTTGAAGGATTGGCAGCGTCGAGCATGCAATGTTTACCGAACAACGTACTACAA GCCATGTCAATAGAACAGCTGTCGCATTTATCGTTGTCTGCCGTCAACGCTCTTACTCATGCACAGCTTTCGTCATTAGATCGCGAACAGATCAGAGCCATCGAAGAAACGGCTAAGACATTGGGTTCGGTACTTAACGACGGATGCTGTTTCACTAGTCGTATTGCAGCTTGGTCGACGGTTACATTAATCGCGTATTTACAGttatcaacattaatattataa
- the LOC100162014 gene encoding multiple inositol polyphosphate phosphatase 1 isoform X1, with translation MMGQSSRLLLLLAFLLAADLSGGQSCYEPNDPEPYVYFSHKTAYQLILNSKFKPVPYCRPTFVWMFIRPGTSYPNTNESMEIRQLHQFKNRVIKNHEERRNGHLCSNVLDSLKRWEFEVNPTSEDDISPQGRMDMQLLARRMKDKMSEVLAKEINPNTFKIYASEDRKVMNSAEEFARTMFGNDFRSKIPIEKIENNSSFIGLESCPKWTDAVQNSEASLFRKSPEYLDMVSQMSKRLGFLENITDSIILAMYESCRYHKALVIESYPAWCGLFTRQELQLLEYHEDLDYFYKYGYGSEINTKVGCPIAKELMGYLNDVAKNDTDGPSAVFRFGSSAGLLTTLLALGVAKDTISLTHSNYPAQYRRQWRMSRVDPFSSNFAVVFYKCEQGDEENKVMFYLNEGVYDYPGCNVGLCSWKFFENKFKDYLGPNGCNEEVCHDKSRASDVRCGVFVAALIPIVLAYLSV, from the exons ATGATGGGTCAATCGTCAAGATTATTGCTGTTGCTTGCGTTCTTGTTGGCTGCTGATTTGTCTGGCGGCCAATCGTGCTACGAACCAAACGACCCGGAGCCTTACGTATATTTTTCGCACAAGACGGCCTATCAACTGATACTGAACTCAAAGTTCAAACCGGTGCCTT ATTGCCGCCCGACGTTTGTATGGATGTTTATCAGACCTGGCACCAGTTATCCGAATACCAACGAGTCCATGGAAATTCGTCAGTTGCACCAATTCAAAAACAGGGTGATAAAAAATCATGAAGAAAGACGAA ATGGACATCTATGTTCAAACGTATTAGACAGCCTGAAACGTTGGGAATTTGAGGTTAATCCTACTTCAGAAGATGATATTTCACCTCAAGGTAGGATGGACATGCAGCTACTCGCAAGAAGAATGAAAGATAAAATGAGTGAAGTTTTAGCGAAAGAGATCAACCCAAATACGTTCaaa ATTTATGCCAGTGAAGACCGAAAAGTTATGAACAGCGCCGAAGAATTTGCGAGGACTATGTTTGGAAACGACTTCAGGTCTAAAATTCCAATcgaaaaaatcgaaaacaatTCTAGTTTTATCggg TTAGAGTCTTGTCCTAAGTGGACTGATGCGGTCCAAAATTCTGAAGCTTCGCTGTTTCGTAAATCGCCTGAATACTTGGACATGGTGAGCCAGATGAGTAAAAGACTAGGTTTTCTAGAAAACATAACTGACA gTATAATACTTGCGATGTACGAATCATGTCGGTATCATAAAGCACTCGTGATCGAATCTTACCCTGCATGGTGTGGCCTGTTCACTAGACAAGAGTTACAG CTTTTAGAATATCATGAAGATCTCGactatttctataaatatggtTACGGTTCTGAAATAAACACAAAGGTGGGATGTCCGATCGCCAAAGAGCTGATGGGATATTTGAA tgatgtAGCAAAAAATGATACCGATGGACCTTCGGCTGTATTTAGGTTTGGTTCCTCGGCCGGGTTGTTAACTACGTTATTGGCTTTGGGCGTGGCAAAAGACACGATTTCTCTGACCCACTCCAATTACCCTGCTCAGTATCGTCGTCAATGGAGAATGTCACGAGTGGACCCATTTTCCAGTAATTTTGCCGTCGTATTTTACAA ATGTGAGCAAGGTGACGAAGAGAACAAAGTCATGTTCTACTTGAACGAGGGCGTGTACGATTACCCGGGTTGCAACGTCGGTTTGTGCTCTTGGAAATTCTTCGAGAACAAATTTAAAGACTATTTGGGACCAAATGGCTGCAACGAAGAAGTGTGTCACGACAAAAGTCGAGCTTCGGATGTTCGATGCGGTGTTTTTGTCGCTGCACTTATTCCAATCGTACTCGCGTACTTGAgcgtttga
- the LOC100162014 gene encoding multiple inositol polyphosphate phosphatase 1 isoform X2, with amino-acid sequence MFIRPGTSYPNTNESMEIRQLHQFKNRVIKNHEERRNGHLCSNVLDSLKRWEFEVNPTSEDDISPQGRMDMQLLARRMKDKMSEVLAKEINPNTFKIYASEDRKVMNSAEEFARTMFGNDFRSKIPIEKIENNSSFIGLESCPKWTDAVQNSEASLFRKSPEYLDMVSQMSKRLGFLENITDSIILAMYESCRYHKALVIESYPAWCGLFTRQELQLLEYHEDLDYFYKYGYGSEINTKVGCPIAKELMGYLNDVAKNDTDGPSAVFRFGSSAGLLTTLLALGVAKDTISLTHSNYPAQYRRQWRMSRVDPFSSNFAVVFYKCEQGDEENKVMFYLNEGVYDYPGCNVGLCSWKFFENKFKDYLGPNGCNEEVCHDKSRASDVRCGVFVAALIPIVLAYLSV; translated from the exons ATGTTTATCAGACCTGGCACCAGTTATCCGAATACCAACGAGTCCATGGAAATTCGTCAGTTGCACCAATTCAAAAACAGGGTGATAAAAAATCATGAAGAAAGACGAA ATGGACATCTATGTTCAAACGTATTAGACAGCCTGAAACGTTGGGAATTTGAGGTTAATCCTACTTCAGAAGATGATATTTCACCTCAAGGTAGGATGGACATGCAGCTACTCGCAAGAAGAATGAAAGATAAAATGAGTGAAGTTTTAGCGAAAGAGATCAACCCAAATACGTTCaaa ATTTATGCCAGTGAAGACCGAAAAGTTATGAACAGCGCCGAAGAATTTGCGAGGACTATGTTTGGAAACGACTTCAGGTCTAAAATTCCAATcgaaaaaatcgaaaacaatTCTAGTTTTATCggg TTAGAGTCTTGTCCTAAGTGGACTGATGCGGTCCAAAATTCTGAAGCTTCGCTGTTTCGTAAATCGCCTGAATACTTGGACATGGTGAGCCAGATGAGTAAAAGACTAGGTTTTCTAGAAAACATAACTGACA gTATAATACTTGCGATGTACGAATCATGTCGGTATCATAAAGCACTCGTGATCGAATCTTACCCTGCATGGTGTGGCCTGTTCACTAGACAAGAGTTACAG CTTTTAGAATATCATGAAGATCTCGactatttctataaatatggtTACGGTTCTGAAATAAACACAAAGGTGGGATGTCCGATCGCCAAAGAGCTGATGGGATATTTGAA tgatgtAGCAAAAAATGATACCGATGGACCTTCGGCTGTATTTAGGTTTGGTTCCTCGGCCGGGTTGTTAACTACGTTATTGGCTTTGGGCGTGGCAAAAGACACGATTTCTCTGACCCACTCCAATTACCCTGCTCAGTATCGTCGTCAATGGAGAATGTCACGAGTGGACCCATTTTCCAGTAATTTTGCCGTCGTATTTTACAA ATGTGAGCAAGGTGACGAAGAGAACAAAGTCATGTTCTACTTGAACGAGGGCGTGTACGATTACCCGGGTTGCAACGTCGGTTTGTGCTCTTGGAAATTCTTCGAGAACAAATTTAAAGACTATTTGGGACCAAATGGCTGCAACGAAGAAGTGTGTCACGACAAAAGTCGAGCTTCGGATGTTCGATGCGGTGTTTTTGTCGCTGCACTTATTCCAATCGTACTCGCGTACTTGAgcgtttga